From Antechinus flavipes isolate AdamAnt ecotype Samford, QLD, Australia chromosome 1, AdamAnt_v2, whole genome shotgun sequence:
TATTGTATATTATCTATGAGCAATATGAAAGTacagattgtcttttgcctttctctgcatCCCCCATCACTTAGCCCAATACATAGCCCTAAACAAATGGCCTTTATTTGAATGACTAATAAGAAGTAGTAGCTATCCCAGCTTCTCTGGAGAATCCATGAAAAGAAACAGATTAGGCTGCCAAGGAGGTTGGAGGTAGACAGTACTGTACCTTGGAAGCTGTGGGACAGGCAGGTAGAGGAAagtcaatattataaaaaaatgttttggagaTTTGGGAGAAGTGACATAAACAATTCAACTGAATCAACATGTATTAAGCGGCTCTGTTAGGCAATTATATTTGCGAATGAGACTTTTGGGGTTTAGATCTGCCATTGCCAATCTAAGTCCCAGTCATTCACTTCTGTACCACTCAGTTTTCTGCCTAAGTATTAAagttgcaaaaaacaaaacaaaacaaaactaaactaaactaaacaaaacaaaacaaaaaaaaaaaaagaaaaagaaaagaaaaaagaaaaaagaaaaaagcaagaaagaaaagaaaaactaaagaaaactaACTCAAGTGACCTGATTTCTGAGTCACAAGTAACTTTATTCAACAAGTCATTTCTTtactctgagcttcagttttgccatctataaaatggaagataataaTCCACCCCAACCCCTCACTTAAAGGTGTTTGCGAATCTCAAATGTGCATTTCAAACTATCTTTGGTTCCACTGAAATTGACAGGAGGAGAGCAAGTGAGTGTGGGGAGAATTAGGGAGTCATTGTAGATAGAGAGGGGATTTTGATATCTGCGAGTGGAGCTATTGGCTGGGCTCTGCAACTTTAAATAATATAGTTAAAACATCTGCTAATCTATTCAAAAGTGGTCTGATGTGTCTCTACTGTTCTGTAGTACATAGAGAGcaacagaaagagaaggaatatttTAATACCAGCTCAGACTTTTGTGATTCTTTATACCTCACATAACTTTGCTCTACAACTAAGTTAAGAAAATAATCCCTTCAAGGAGGAGGTTCATTAGAACCAAATAGGTCTGAGTTGCTACTACTAGAAACTAAAAATATCAAAACCAGTTCCTTCTAACCTTGACCACCTTTTGAAGACAATACAAACTCATATCTGTTGAAGCTGTGACACTAATGTCCATCTTCTCATCGGCCATTCCtattctccttttgccttcaatctctcCCAGTATCCGTTCTTTTCTaatgagttctttctttttattggccaaaatatatgaaattcagTTTCAGTTTTTGTCCTTCCAATGAGTAATTTGATGTGTTTAGTCAAgaattgactgatttgatctccttactTGTCCAaggaatttcctcttttttttaaaggaaatttaaatgtatatatcaGAAATGCTAATCCCTTCCTTCACAGATgataatataagttaaataataatCAATTCAGACAGCActgaaaaagttttaaatgaaaactgaaatagtgaaatgttaaatatgtcagtCAAAGGACAAATTGTGGAAACAGGAACAAGTTCAAAAACAATGGTAAAAGTGAGTCAATATTCCAAAATTTCTGGCATACAGCTAAAGCAGGCACCAAAAGGATAAATTATTGTTCAAAAGCCATATactaacaaaatacaaaaaatgaatagactatcatttattaaatacatcaATACATTAGATACATCAATTGCATTTttgaaatatatcaatatattagaAATCAGACTAAAGAAGTtataaaaaccaaaccaaattcTGAGGGAAGACCACGATACTCTATCCCCTCTTCTTTATAAGTATAGTGGACTCAGTGTGAAACAATACATACAATGTCAGTTTTTTCATGTGTTGGATTTGGAGGGGATCAAAAAGGCCCAGCTTGAGAAGTACAGGTGAAATGTTAACCAAAAAGAGCcacaatgaattattttaaaaaggatagaTGTTTCTCCTCTGAATTGCCAGAATCATATGAATTCTCTGGTGACAGTGAAGGAGTGGTTCCTGTCTGAAATCTATTTcaataaattctgtttctctccagtatgaattttctgatgaGTAATAAGGCTAAACCTCCTACTAAAGTCTTTCCCCCACTCATTACACActaagggtttctctccagtgtgagttctctgatgtacagtaaggtATCCTTGACAGTTGAAGGATTTTCCACACTCATTACAtacaaagggtttctctccagtatgaattctctgatgaatagtgagACTGTTTTTCTGACTAAAACCTTTCCCACATTCCTTACATAcaaatggtttctctccagtgtgagtcctctgatgtacaataaggcCTCCTCGATTgttgaaggctttcccacactcattacattcaaagggtttctctccagtgtgagttctctgatgtaCAGCAAGGTTTCCTCGACGGttgaaggcttttccacactcattacattcaaagggtttctctccagtgtgagttctctgatgtacagtaaggtTTCCTGGAtggctgaaggcttttccacactcattacatacacagggtttctctccagtgtgaattctctgatgtacagtaaggtTTCCTGGATGGCTAAAGGCTTTTCCACACTCATTACATACacagggtttctctccagtgtgagttctctgatgACTAGTGAGATTGTTCCTCCGAGTAAAACCTTTCCCACATTCCTTACACACAAAGGGTTTATCTCCAGGCTGAGTTCTCTGATGATCAGTAAGTACATCTTGATGAGACCCACTGGAGTCTCTGTTCTTGAGACTGGAGGCTCCTTCTTGCTTCTCCAACAGAGAGATCAGATCCAGTTTGGAAACGGGAATCCCCACAGAGACCAGGTTCTggtagttctccagcatcacgtTCCTGTGCAGGGCCCTCTGAGCAGGCTCCAGGATCATCCACTCCTCCCAGGTGAAGTCCACGGCCACATCCTGGAAGGTCCCTGGTTCCTGAATGGGGGCCATGGGAAAGCCAGAAGTCACACCCTCCATGGGCTCCATCTGCTGCCTGGGGATGATCAGAGTCTTCACAGATCttggggacttctccactgaacttgaCACTCCTGTCAGTTGAGCTGCTGAAAATAGGGCTTAACGTCCAGAGCCTCACTTCTAGGGCCTCACTTGGGCACCAAACACAGTGTGCTTCCTTGAGCCCCAAATTGGGGAGACAAAATATTCTACACTTTCTAGAGGCCCACGTCGGGTGCCAAAAGGTAGtgtccggactagctctctggaggatctcgggaccagcctcggtcttagtggaggagtgaaggaggcaggagagccaccaggatggtccAAAATGAAGTGACTCTTTCCAGTCTttccagcccttaaatacctcagcaTGATTATATCACCCAGCACACTAGGCAAGTGCTAACTATGGTACATCTCACAGCCCACTGTGTTAACACCTGGGGTAAGTATAAGCCCCTGCTGTTGATGTGTaaatagaacacaggtggtcacgccctgCTTGCCTTCCCAGGAAAGGTGACAACACCAgagggaggtggggagccaaAGCAGACCTTGTCAGCAGCTTCCCTCTGGGCTTACCCAGCATTCCCCCACTACCT
This genomic window contains:
- the LOC127562682 gene encoding zinc finger protein 239-like → MEPMEGVTSGFPMAPIQEPGTFQDVAVDFTWEEWMILEPAQRALHRNVMLENYQNLVSVGIPVSKLDLISLLEKQEGASSLKNRDSSGSHQDVLTDHQRTQPGDKPFVCKECGKGFTRRNNLTSHQRTHTGEKPCVCNECGKAFSHPGNLTVHQRIHTGEKPCVCNECGKAFSHPGNLTVHQRTHTGEKPFECNECGKAFNRRGNLAVHQRTHTGEKPFECNECGKAFNNRGGLIVHQRTHTGEKPFVCKECGKGFSQKNSLTIHQRIHTGEKPFVCNECGKSFNCQGYLTVHQRTHTGEKPLVCNEWGKDFSRRFSLITHQKIHTGEKQNLLK